The following proteins are co-located in the Gloeocapsa sp. PCC 7428 genome:
- a CDS encoding SDR family oxidoreductase encodes MTILVVGATGTLGRQVVRRALDEGYKVRCLVRNPKKATFLKEWGAELVAGNLCYPDTLPPALTGITAIIDAATARATDSLSIKQVDWDGKVALIQAALAAGVERYVFFSLIDADKHPDVPLMEIKRCTELFLAEADLNYTILQLCGFMQGLIGQYAIPILEGQAVWITGESSPIAYMDTQDIAKFAVRALSVPETEKQTFPVVGTRAWSAEEIINLCERLSGKEARITRMPINLLRTMRRVLRFFQWGWNVADRLAFTEVLANGKPLDAPMDEVYQVFGLDPTETTTLESYMQEYFARILKKLRELDYEKTKTKKKQTPKKTPFKS; translated from the coding sequence ATGACTATATTAGTTGTCGGTGCTACTGGCACCTTGGGAAGACAAGTAGTTCGCCGTGCTCTCGATGAGGGGTATAAGGTACGCTGTCTTGTAAGAAATCCTAAGAAAGCCACTTTTTTAAAAGAATGGGGTGCTGAACTGGTAGCTGGTAATTTGTGTTATCCAGATACCTTACCTCCGGCGCTTACAGGGATAACAGCGATTATCGATGCAGCTACGGCTCGCGCTACAGACTCGCTGAGTATCAAACAAGTCGATTGGGACGGGAAAGTCGCGCTCATTCAAGCTGCCTTAGCCGCTGGTGTCGAACGTTATGTATTCTTCTCGCTGATAGACGCGGACAAGCATCCTGATGTCCCACTGATGGAAATCAAGCGATGTACTGAGCTATTTTTAGCCGAAGCCGATTTAAACTACACTATTTTGCAACTCTGTGGCTTTATGCAAGGGTTGATTGGGCAATACGCAATTCCGATTTTGGAAGGACAAGCCGTATGGATTACCGGCGAATCTTCGCCGATCGCCTACATGGATACGCAAGATATTGCTAAATTCGCGGTTCGCGCCCTATCCGTTCCCGAAACAGAAAAACAAACTTTTCCGGTAGTGGGGACTCGTGCTTGGAGTGCGGAAGAAATTATTAATTTATGCGAACGACTATCTGGCAAAGAAGCACGCATTACGCGAATGCCAATCAACTTGTTACGGACGATGCGCCGAGTACTCCGCTTTTTCCAATGGGGTTGGAACGTTGCCGATCGCTTAGCGTTTACCGAAGTCTTAGCAAATGGCAAACCTTTGGATGCTCCTATGGATGAGGTTTATCAAGTTTTTGGCTTAGATCCAACAGAAACCACAACCTTGGAAAGCTATATGCAAGAGTACTTTGCCAGAATTTTGAAAAAGTTACGAGAACTCGACTACGAAAAAACAAAAACAAAAAAGAAGCAAACTCCCAAGAAAACGCCGTTTAAGAGTTAG